TTTTATTGCTTCCTATAGTGGCCATGTGCCTGAGACTTCATGCTTCTTTCTCCTTAGTCAACAACCTTCTATGACTCCTCACCACTAACTTTAGAATCTCATCAATAAGAATAACAGGTGCTGATATCAAAAGTACCATAAACCACTCGTTCAAACTAAGTGGAATAACACCAAACACTTCTGCAAGGAATGGGGTGTAGAGTATGAGGCAATGTAGTCCTAATGATATTGACATAGCCACCAAAAGCCAAGGGTTCCTCCAAGGTGGTAGTTTCCTCAAGCTATTCTCTTCTGAGAGGGCATTCAAAGAGTTAAACATCTCAATTGCCACCAAGACTGAGAGAGAGAGGGTCATGGCCTTTACTTTGCCAACTGAGAAATAATCACATGGATTTGAAAATGTGATCAATCTACCCCCAGCAACCTCAAATGGAGCAATGGTGAAATTAGACCATGAGGGACACTCCCCCCAGTTGCGAAGCTGGGACAATTCTATGATTGTGTGACCATCACTCACAAGGTTGATGCCAAGAAAAGATGCTTGAGTGTACCACAAGACAAAAATGCCAACTGTGGCTAGTCCCACATAGGAACCAATTACCTGTCATGAGCATTAGTTTCGTTACCATGTGATAAATACAAGAGTAAAAAATTGCGTATGAACGTACATTGAACATTTTACACTCTCACCTAATAATTACAAACTAACATATATGGTTAGTTTGTTGACTTTGAcaataattaccttaaaaatcatacatatcataatttttttattagttgacacTTGACagtaaaaaaacttttacactGATATTGTATAGAATTTATAAAAACtgtttttttcaccaaaaaagaaGATTAGAATTTATAAATGAACAAAACTTAGATGCAATTCCTTAAatacttttcatatttttcctcAATCATAACTGGAGTTTCACTTCAATAATTCTcgtaataaaaatttgcattaaaaGTTAACATAGGTTAAAGAAATGAAACTCGAATTTCAATTGGAGAACAGATTTGAAACTCAAATTCCACGAAAAAATTGTAAGGAAttgcatctaagttttgtccacAATGAGAATGCTTTAGCATAGACATGCAAAGTTGTGCATTAAATTGAGAAGAGACTTGGGCAAAACGTACCAGATAACGGAAAAGAACCCAAGAACTTATTAGAGGATCATCATTTCTGCGAGGTGGTTTCTGCATGATATCAATATCAGCAGGGTTAAAACCAAGAGCTGTTGCAGGTGGACCATCAGTCACCAAATTCACCCACAGAAGTTGCACTGGAATCATGCATTCTGGGATCCCCAGAGCAGCAGTCAAGAATATGGATATTACTTCCCCAACATTGGATGATATCATGTACCTGAAGAAGATTGAGTAAATGTGAAGGATTGGTGTAGATAAATCATATTCAAAATGAAATACCAAGAGACATAACATACCTGATAAATGACTTCATGTTATTATAAATAGAGCGACCCTCAGCAACAGCTGAAACTATGGTACTAAAATTGTCATCTGCAAGCACCATATCTGAAGCTTCTTTTGCAACCTGTTGTGTTTTAGTAGACAAGGTTATTGAACTTCCAATCAGAATGCTAAGAAGTCCAAGTAGACCCATATCAGgtctcaatttatttttagtcaatATACAATTCACACTTTATGGTGATGTTTCTGAAGAAAAGAAATAGGAAAAACTTAGATACTGTTCCTTAAGGTTCTTTAGTGTTGCTTTTCGATCAGAATTGGAATTTCACCTTGATAATTTATGTTGGCATTTAGTACAAACCTTTGTTAAACTGATTACTAAGATGAAACTCCAATTCTGATTGGAAAACAGCACCAATAGTATCTAAAGAACATTTGTACATGGAAATATACATCTCAACTTATTATGACAATACTAACATAAATACAATGccacaagagaaaaaaagaagaaagaaatggaagGGTCATGATATGAGTATGACATTGACATAAAACAAAGTTAGTTGCACCCCACTATAGCAAAAGTTATGTCACCTCTGTCCCAGTGATGCCCATAGCAATCCCTATGTCGGCAAGCTTAAGAGCAGGTGCATCATTTACACCATCTCCAGTCATTGCAACAATCTCTCCCATTTCCTTCAGTAGTCTAACAATTTCTTGCTTGTGTCTAGGCTCAGCTCGAGAGAAAACCTTGCCTCCAGGTCTCAACAATATTTTAACTTGTTCTGAAGGAGAAAATGAGATGAATTCCTTACCAGTCAAACTTTGCCCTGTGAGATCCTCATCTTTAGAGAACAATTTGATTTCCCTACAAATAGCCTCTGCTGTTGACTTATTATCTCCAGTTATCACCATAACTCTAATGCCAGCTTCCTTACAATCCTCAATTGCTTTGTGAACTTCCTCACGAGGAGGGTCCTGATCAAGACAAATACACAATTATTATGAACTAAATGAATGTCCTCAAAAAGTTGCATCACAAAAGAGTGATCATTGATTGATTCATTGATCCATAAGTAATGGCACAAACTTACTCTTAAACCAATAATGCCAACAAAAACTAGATCACTTTCAATGGATGAGTAGTGTGTTGGATCAAGCAATTTCTTGTGTGCAGGATGAGTGTCAGCATAATAGTCTGAAAATTCTCCTAAGTCGTCGTTATATGCGAAACCCAAGCAACGCAATCCCTTTGAACTCATCTCCTGGAGTCTTTGAAGAAGTAGTTCCCTGCATTGATCATCTATTGGAACCACAGATCCATCAGCAAGTTGCACATGTGAACTACGCTCCAGTAAACTCTCAACAGCACCCTGAGATTCAATTACTTTTGAACTTAAAAAAAGCAGCACTAGATGAAACCAGGCATAGAAAAAAGTCCCAGTTTGTGAATAGGGAATATCAAAACAACTCTCAATTTTTACTCAAGGAGACATTTTACTATTAACGCCAGATAAAGATAATCTTTCTTGTTCTAGCTATTGAAACATACCCCACAAGTTAAGAATTAATGAGACACAAATCAAAGGCCATAATGTTAGTGAGAACTGAAAAATGTGAGTTCAAGAAttaaaaaacgaaaaataatacataataaCATCACGCAAAGAAAGTagtaatcattaaaaaaaaatgttatgacaCGAGACAAAATAGTCACTGTCAAAATTTGAATCATAAGAACTCAATAATCTGGCTCAGCATCACAAACCCCTTTTGGCCCCTTGCTGCCCAACTTGAATCATATTCAAACCACGTTAACCTTTCCATTTCTACTTCGCCTGTCATTTCTACTTGTTTAAGTAAATTTCACTGAAAGCAAAGTAGAAAACATACTAAAATCCTGAAAGATCTTTAGGGAATGTCTTTTAACTATGTAGCAGAATATCATTTCTTCTTTCAAATGATAATAAATGGTTTTATATAAGGTCCAATTGTAAATACGTATTTTAAGTATGCTACTTTCTGTGCATAGTAATACGCTTCAGTTCAAACAACCGTTGATCATTTCTTTTCTGATAAAAGCCATGGTGGTGATAAAGCATCAGATCAAGTCACCTTGACAAGAAGCCGATTTTGACCATTTGGTTCACGAACAATGACACTCATCGACTTCCGAATTCGATCAAACTCCAAAGTAGCTACCTTTTTGGATCTTTTATTCCACCACTCACAGCATCCTGTACAGCAAAGTTTAAACAATACTTTGTTACTCCTAGCACTATAGCACTTATGACATAAAGTTCAAGTCCATCTGCTAACCTAACTTCACCACAGTGTTGCCATTCATCATGTTGTTTGCAGCAAGTTCTGTATTATCGCGAATTTTGTTCCTTGACTTTGCATCTGGAACTCCCATTTTTTCAACCAAAACTTTGAGAGCAGCTTCAGTAGGCAAACCTGTGGCTCTAAAAAGGCGACCGTCGAAGTAAATCCCGGCATCATTACAAACAGCACATATTTCAGCCATGACTTGCAAATTGACATCCATGTTATAGCAACCCCAATCAACAATGCCCCCATCCTTAGGATCATAAGTTGTGCCTTCAACACCAATGAGTCTAGAAGCAGTGGTTTTCCCTCCCAAAGTAAAGAACTCTGTCACAGCCATCTGATTTGTTGTCAAAGTGCCAGTTTTGTCTGAACATATCACAGTGGTACATCCCAAAGTTTCCACACTTGGAAGCTTTCTCACAATTGCATTCTTTTGAGCCATTTTCCGTGTACCGAGTGCTAAACAAGTTGTGATAACAGCAGGAAGGCCTTCAGGGATAGCAGCAACAGCAAGGGCAACAGCAATTTTGAAATAGTAGGTACACTTTTGGAATGAAAATTTGATGTTTGAGGGCCATCCATCCACAACATCCCAAGAAATGAAATTCTTGTAATTAATAACCCAAACAATGAGACAAACTAGCCCAATTGCAGTGGTAAGCCTGTTACCAAACTCATCCAGCTTCTTCTTCAAAGGGGTGTCACTCTCCTCCTGAGAAGCCTCATGTATCTGCTTCTGTATCTTTCCAATTTCAGTGTCCATTCCTGTGGTGATAACAATGCAAACACAACTCCCATTGACAACAGTGGTGCCTGCAAACACCATGTTCTCTTTAGCCTGCAACTCACAGTCATCCAAGAAAACAGGATTTGTTCCCTTGAGAACCGGCATTGCTTCTCCGGTTAAAGAACTTTGCTCAACCCTCAATATCGAGGTTTTCAAAGCCGCAACTCTCATGTCAGCGGGGGCCTTATCTCCAACATGCAGCTCCACGATATCACCAGGAACAAGCTCTCTTGCAGGCAAATCAGGCACAAAATAGCCATCCCTTAACACTTTTCCGGACTCACATTGCAACTCTTTGAGAGCTTCAAGGGCCTTCTCTGCATTGTTCTCTTGCCAAACCCCAACAATTGCATTAAGAACCAGAATCAAAATTATCACGAGCGGCTCCACATATGCCTCGAATCCGGACTCCTCCGAGTCACTTCCGTGAAAGTAAGCCAAGAGAAATGATATGAAGGCTGCAGCCAAAAGTATCTTCACCAGCATGTCATCAAATTGTTCCAACACAAGTTCCCACAAGGGTTTTCCCTTCTCCTTTGCTAACTCATTCCAACCATACTTTTCGAGCCGCTTCTGAACCTCATAAGTACTCAGACCCTTGTCCAGTTTCACACCGTACTCTTTCAAACACTGTTCAACGGACCAGGACCATGCAGGGAATggtttttcctccattgaaaccTTCATGTATGTGCTTCTCCAAATTCACCACTgaaaattatacattaaataaatgTCATAACaaccagaagaagaaaaaaagcctTATCCCACATGCTGTTAAAATTCACATACATCAAAGCACTCCCTAAACAGATCATAAACACTAGAAAATAATCTCAACCGTGTTATCTTGgacataaaaacaagaaaaagagagagaaaaaaaaaagtatttcctGTTTTTCAGGAAGTAAACTGACAAAGACACAAAGTGATTGCAGAagacaaatttttatattatggtACATGAAAAACATCTTGTGAGAACATCAAATGGAGACAAATTGCGTACCTTAtccctctctctcacacacacaaacaGCATAAAGTGCATGGTGAAGTCAAGATATTTGGTTAAGTTACAAAGATGGAAATAAACAGAATTTGTACCATTagaagaagcagaaaacgttGAATTGTTTTAGCTTGGAAACCAAGCAAAGCTATGGCCTGGAATTTTCCAAAGATGCTGTGAGGGTGGAAAATGAAATCCTTTCGCCCAAGAAATAGAAGTTGTGAAGACTGAGGACTAATCACTGGTCAATTGGTATTGTCTTTGAACACAACTTTGGATAAATCTTCTTGTGTTGTGGGGTTAGGAAACTCCTTCATCTCTGAAAGAGAATTTCAGAATCTGATGCCTttaaaattcttcttcttctttttcagtataaattattataaccaGTGCTCAAGTCCAGTCAGTTATACTTTAGAATTTTCTAAAGGGGTGCGTGAGACGTGAGTTGGAATGAACTGCACACCCCCACTTTCTGCTTTTGACTTTGCTTAAAACCATTTATTAACTGCAACGTTACACTTAcacatttgaaatttgtttGTCTTAATTTCATATCATATTCTGCTTTAAATgcatttattatacttttattatttttaatacatttactATCATGGATAAACTCTTCTTTCAGGTATTCGTGACTGAACTAAATACTATGTAACAGTTATTAGACATTTGTGTGGTcagttttattaattactaattatctattcaattattttagtaaaatcttttattttaatagtattttttttattcataagattTGAATAATTTGAAACTTTGTTTAAGGAGATGAGTCCAGTTTCACTAGGACATCAAAGATGATTATTTAAGTTGAAATAATTTGaggtaaatataaaaattgacttaattaaaaaattacataaatgaaaataattttaaaacctaTTTGAAAATTCTCAAATAATTGAGTAACCTCctgaataatttattatacttgGATgcaatatttcttataatactAGCGAACGGCTAATTTGTTGCTTAAGGATTCGTCCAAGATATGACAAATGAGAATAgtgattaaaaatgaaattgatattAATAGTTAAAGGATCTGCGAACAAAAActatgattaaaaaattgtaaagaaCAATAATTCAAGGTAAGAAAAGGGTGACAGAAAGGTTGGTGAACGCGGTGTCTGCAGGTAGTGGGAGTACACAACAACATTATCAATCTGAAAATGGTAATGCTTGTTTTCTAGttctattttatcatttttatgttggggattgacttttaaaatttataataaataataaatttagctGACTTGTTAAAAAGGAGTTTTTGTTTGAGTCATCGTAACCCAATGAGATCccttaaattgaaaaaatgtacgtatttttaataaaataaaatcatttataacAACTTTTGACCAAAAAGATACTATTAAATAACTTcaagaaattaattgaaatgCACCAATAAtgtaaagataatttatattatctatgattactatatatatatatttgttaatattgtttattttataacaattattttaaaaattatgtgtaagataatttttaattaactgatcatataaatttttttatgctagCAATATgtaaaaactaaactaaaatttaattcttctatgtttttttaattatgtgcgCATGAGTACttggtataaaaatattaagtacacattatttttaaattacttagaaataaatattaaataaaatgtgtgTTTTAAAGGTCAGTTTTATAAGttaaagttattattaaaaattattatgaaaatacattgataatattaaatgttatatttttctctaattttttcactttattttcctatcatatactcataaaaatttaatattcatttatttatttgcaaacttttcattttaacattgccGTGGCACGTACTGAACCAAATGCAAGTTGGACCAATATCATTTTCTAAACAGagattaactaaaaaaaactaaaagagtaGTACAGAGTAAGTTTTGACTGAAACAGGTTTCTTGTGAATTTGACGAAAATAATTTCGTATTAAGCGGCATttctccttttattttcactctTGCGTTCAGCATGATGTTCCTTAATTCTTGTTATAAAAAtgtattactattaaatttatttaatcacaTAACAAAagcatatgaaaattaaaatcaataacaAATTCATTATCCTGGCAATTGGGAACACAGCATGAaacttgaataaattaaaaactctttttatATGATGGTATGATTATCTCTTACACTTTAAAGACACGAGTGCTAGCCTGTTAGGCTATGTGTTAATGTCACAATTATGACATCCGGTGCATTTGCAACAACCGAgctaatttctttattttttttttagctgTTCTTGTACGatctcttaaaaattatataattttaaattaaatcacaaaattaaatattaacacaaaCTAAGTGAAGAACACCAAAATAGCTAAAAAAAATGACAGGAAAAAAGCCAATTTCTTACAACAACGAGTGTGTAATTATAATTAGCAATAGCTTTATAAGACCGAAGTTCAATGGGGAAAAAGATGGTTTGTTAATTAACCCTTAAAAAGTATGCAAACACCAAACTATGTTTTATACGGCAAAGGACTTTTGATTTGCATGTTATCATTCTCATTCAAAATACCCAGACATTGTCcttctcctttgtttattaAACCTGAACCAACCTGGTAATACccacttctttttctttactctctctcttctttttaacctttttttttttttactctctatatatttttttccttaaacatTTGATTATACCAAACCCAGGTAGTGAGATGTATTTAATTTTGTCGAGTATAAACTTTTTTCTACCGTGGAAGCTTCGATGtaattttctctttccttttctatccaTGATGTCTATTTCGTGCTTTGTGCTTCGCATATACGAAGCTGACCAACTACACTTTGCTCCGTCAAGTTGTATTCTTAacgtttcaaattaaaatagctTACATCTGACTTTTATCAAGGATAACCAAAACGCATACGCCACAATGTCAATATGTCATCTtccaaaaagtttaaaatattttgtcactGTAGAGTACATAGGTTAACAATTAATGAAGTGTTCGTCATAAAGTGGGTTTTGTTCGGAAAAGAGATTAAACGGAAGAGTAAAAAGACTTAATGATGCTTGTTatgactaaataataataatcaaagtttaattattttgcggGTTTCAtacttttatcaaatttttagttaaatccttgaactttttttaattgtgtCAGCAAATTTACATGAatgagttaattttataaaaaaattataagaataaatagATTTTGAAAATACTAGAGACAATGAGTAAGTCGTGTTTTAAAGGACTTCATATAAAGaagtcatattttaaaataattgtgttattcctataatttttttaaaaaatttaacctatTCACATAAATTTACCAATTCTCATTTCTTCAAATTGTCATTATGAGAAACTACTCGCATATATCTAATTAAAAGTGTAAAGAGTGGATTAATATTTACGGAGTGTATTATAAGTACAATTGAATTAATTGTGagaaatttttataaagttttaaCATTTTCAAGTCAATCCAACCTAACTACTCTTTTAGAATCCTCTCACAATTGTTTGAACCTACAAAAGGTTTAGTGAAAAACACATTCCCCCTTGTGATAATTATGGAAtcacccttttttttatttggagacATTGAACCacctctttcattttattttccctttagcAAAGACCTTGTCCCACTTAGTTGGTGAGACCCTATCGCTTCGTGTCCAAAAGGCACTTAGCAAATCTATTTTAATCTATATCAATTATATGCAATTTACTCATTTTAATTAGTATTCATCTACTTGATGTTATGGTTTGTATCTCCTTTCTTAAGTTTTTGGCATATTGCCTCCTGTTTTTTCATACTAGGTGTCTATTACCTTTGCAGGGTGTCTATTACCTTTGCAGGGTGTAAACATCATATATAGCAGGTAtactaattcaattaaattgacTATTATCTCATTTATCTTGTCATTATCACTACATGCCTATAATTTGGGATGTTACACCAACAATGATTCCTCTAGCCGCTTGAACTAGAAAAGTCTTTGATATACTTGGATTACTATCTATGAATTTGCCAAAGCAATTAGTGATAATGATCCTTAATATCAAATAGTTTGACTAATAATGCAGATACAAGATATTAGTATAATGTTATCTATTGAAAGTTCATTACCATGTTATTGATAAAATCCGTTGATCTAAAAAAACTTGATACAAAACCTAAGCTCACTGCaaaatttttcatgttttttataaGTTCTCTAAGTTGAGAGGAAATTTAACTCTCCAAACTTACATATACACAAATTTCAAGCATCACACTTCAATTTTTTGGGATTGACTCCTTTGCATTGATTTGATCAGAATAACATTAAACTTAAAGatctttatcaattttttttgtaattctacCATTTTCTCAGAATTATGAATACAACAAATATACACATATTTAACTTAAATGAACTACTTTTGAAATTAGTGCCTTTATTACAATGAACATTTACATATATGATACATTAAAGCCTAACTAATTGTTGATATATTGCATAGATTTATAAGTTTTTTCAATACACTCATTACTAATGACATAGTACCCCAATGGTGTTGGTTAAACGTCAAAAAGGGAAATTCTCAAGTTAAACACACaaatttctataaatattcaatttttctaatcatttgataaaaatgattaaatatatttttcgtctctataaatattaaaatgcttGTCCATATCCCAGGCTAaaccctctttctctctctcttcaacaCCATGTGGATCTGTtggtagttgttttttttttaacaacaaaaaacatatgtattcaAACGTATCAAGGGTACCAACAAGGAGTACAAGATACAATAAACACATCACCAAAAATCATACACGACAATAGGTGAGCCCAAAATCCACATCTATACCCAAGTAATGCCAAGAAGAAAAACGcacaaaaattaaacataatgcAAGATGGTTGTTGTGGTTGTGGTTGATGGAGGCCGGGGTTGTGGTGGAAGTATTTGGAGGCCTAGGTGAAGGCAGATTTGGTCAAAGATGGTGGTGATGGAGACACACAACAGCGTCAAGGTGGCAAAtatgagaaagagagagaaatgtgTGCACCTTTGAGGTGATGGAGAGGGAAAAGATGGAGGTGAGGGAGAGTTGGACGATGGCGTCGTAAGGGCAGACATCACAGCCAAGGCAGGTGAGGAGGAAATGTAATGTGACGGGGATCGCTAGAGTGCGAAGATGAAAGGGTTGGACTAGTTCAAGCACATCCACCAAAGGTAGGACTGAAACATGTGGAACTCGTTGTTCACGTGGGAGATGCTATGGTTGTATTTGCCATGACAATCTAACAATGTCGTGGTGGCGGTTGCGCTGGCGGTGTCGACACTACAGTTGTGTTTGAAAGGGTTAAAAATCCTACAATTTATGAAATCTAGGGTTGTAGGATTAAAAACTGCCACAAATTTGTGGAGATGCTATGGTTGTATTTGCCATGACAATCAAATCACAATTTGTGAGGATTAAAAACCCCATAAATGAAAgggttttttcaaaaagaaatccTACCATTTGTGGTAGTTTTTAACCCTCACAAAttgtgatttaatttttttaaaaaaattattgtaatttatgGGGGTTTTTAACCCCCACAAATTacatgttaaaatttaaattaaaaaaaagtcacgTAGGTTCAGTTTCATTCAAGTCTAGCTCTAAGCCaaaaacaacatattttaattttgtgaggacaaaaaaatacaaaattttttacaatgacaaatttcaaatgtttctatatttataagaataaaaaatatattttacccaACAATATAATATAAAGGAAAAGATAATACAACAATAAATCAGTTGCTTTAAGACTTTAGAATAAGCATTATTTTGTCTCGTCTCCACAAGTATTTTGTAGTTGAGTCATAACTTGCCCACCATACAACACTAGATTATGCATGAGTCTTTGATgtcaattaaaataatctatACAATCCCTTTATGTCATCTTACATATAACATCTAGAG
The Glycine max cultivar Williams 82 chromosome 16, Glycine_max_v4.0, whole genome shotgun sequence genome window above contains:
- the LOC100792952 gene encoding calcium-transporting ATPase, endoplasmic reticulum-type, with product MKVSMEEKPFPAWSWSVEQCLKEYGVKLDKGLSTYEVQKRLEKYGWNELAKEKGKPLWELVLEQFDDMLVKILLAAAFISFLLAYFHGSDSEESGFEAYVEPLVIILILVLNAIVGVWQENNAEKALEALKELQCESGKVLRDGYFVPDLPARELVPGDIVELHVGDKAPADMRVAALKTSILRVEQSSLTGEAMPVLKGTNPVFLDDCELQAKENMVFAGTTVVNGSCVCIVITTGMDTEIGKIQKQIHEASQEESDTPLKKKLDEFGNRLTTAIGLVCLIVWVINYKNFISWDVVDGWPSNIKFSFQKCTYYFKIAVALAVAAIPEGLPAVITTCLALGTRKMAQKNAIVRKLPSVETLGCTTVICSDKTGTLTTNQMAVTEFFTLGGKTTASRLIGVEGTTYDPKDGGIVDWGCYNMDVNLQVMAEICAVCNDAGIYFDGRLFRATGLPTEAALKVLVEKMGVPDAKSRNKIRDNTELAANNMMNGNTVVKLGCCEWWNKRSKKVATLEFDRIRKSMSVIVREPNGQNRLLVKGAVESLLERSSHVQLADGSVVPIDDQCRELLLQRLQEMSSKGLRCLGFAYNDDLGEFSDYYADTHPAHKKLLDPTHYSSIESDLVFVGIIGLRDPPREEVHKAIEDCKEAGIRVMVITGDNKSTAEAICREIKLFSKDEDLTGQSLTGKEFISFSPSEQVKILLRPGGKVFSRAEPRHKQEIVRLLKEMGEIVAMTGDGVNDAPALKLADIGIAMGITGTEVAKEASDMVLADDNFSTIVSAVAEGRSIYNNMKSFIRYMISSNVGEVISIFLTAALGIPECMIPVQLLWVNLVTDGPPATALGFNPADIDIMQKPPRRNDDPLISSWVLFRYLVIGSYVGLATVGIFVLWYTQASFLGINLVSDGHTIIELSQLRNWGECPSWSNFTIAPFEVAGGRLITFSNPCDYFSVGKVKAMTLSLSVLVAIEMFNSLNALSEENSLRKLPPWRNPWLLVAMSISLGLHCLILYTPFLAEVFGVIPLSLNEWFMVLLISAPVILIDEILKLVVRSHRRLLTKEKEA